Within the Brachyhypopomus gauderio isolate BG-103 unplaced genomic scaffold, BGAUD_0.2 sc71, whole genome shotgun sequence genome, the region CAAACACAAAGGGCACGAGGTCATGAAGACATGAAGATTAAGACTAAAGACTAAAGACACACCAACCACAGGTGAACAGACCAAAACGCAGGAGATAACACAGAGAATAAAGAAATACTGCCAGCAGGACAGGGAGGGACGGGGAGGACGGGGGGGACAGGGAGGACGGGGGGGACAGGGAGcacagggagggggggggggtggggagggacGGGGAGGACGGGGGGACAGGGAGGGACAGGGAGTCAACACAGCATAGTAAACAATACAACAGGCCAACTAGAATAACCAAGACTAAATCACATAACTGGGAACACAAAATACATAATACAAAAATAGCCAAAAACTACAAAGGAATCACGAGAGTTTAACAGATAAgaagagttaagagcacaggggGAGAAAGCACGAGAACTCAGATTTACACATAAACTTAGAGCATGGAACATAGAAATAACATAAACTTGAACGTAATTTCAGCTGTATCACTCATTTACAATGACCTGCAAGCAGAGACTGAAGATGCAAAGAATAAACGCCTAATGAACCAGTGATACTAGAGACAGCTTACACTGATCAGAGGACACGGACACATGACAGACTGAACAAAGCACATGATATATTAGACagatagaggaggaggagcttaaCGGAACTCAGAAACAAAGATTGACAGGtaggggcggggccagatgATGGTCTTCTATGGCTGTAGTATTAAGGGACATGAAACATTTTAGGGGATGTGAAACTTCAAATATTCAGCAGCTGTGTTTGTCCTTAATTTTCTAGGGTGGTGATGTCATCAGCACAATACTACGAAGGGATGTAACGTATGACCAAAGACAGGGCATGTGTGctgaggtgaacacacacacacaacacacacacacacacacacacacacacacacacacacacacacacacacacacacacacactcacacacacacacacacacacactcacacacactcacacacacacacactcacacacacacgcgcacacacactcacacacacgcacgcacacacacacgcacgcacgcacacacacacgcacgcacacacacacactcacacacacactcacacacacacacacacacacacactcacactcacacacactcacacgcacacacacacgcacacacacacacacacacacacacacacacacacacacacacacacacacgcacactctcacacacatacgttGTTCCGGCACATGCATTTTTacaaaaatgtaagtcgctctggataagggcgtctgccaaatgccataaatgtaaatgtacactgATGTCAGCCTTCATCTCTAAGCAGAACGTGATGTTTGTCTATGCAGCATTATAGTGTGCCCAACGCAAACTGCACAACAGATGCTGACTGTGTTGAGGGTGAACTGGActttgatggccatggtaaggGCTTGAAGACAAACACAACTCGTCTCTACAAATGTCTTAAATCCAATAACTGCCTAATTGGATTCATATTGTAACAGTGCGAAAAACTTGCTGAGGAGAAATATGTGTAATGCATGACTAattacactcactcacattatACCAGGTCAGAGAACAGGGCGGTGTGTGCCTTACTACAACCACACATTCAACACCTGTGAGATCAGAAGTTGGTGTCCCATTGAAGAGTTTGCTGCAGTGAGGTAATTCTTTGAAAGGCAGTTTACAGTACACGAGATGTTCAAAATGCCCCTGTGAACGTCTGTTCCTTCCTCACAGGGAACCAGCACTGGTAGAAGCCACAAACTTCACCGTCTTCATAAAGAATGCTATCCACTTCCCAAAGTTCAAAGTGCTCAGGCTAGTCTAATATTTTATGTATAGATTTAAGTGCTTTTTGGATTTTCAATTTCTCAACTAGGTTTGGTTTCTCTAAAGCTTCTCCATTGTTCTGTCGATTTAGGGTGAACATTAAGCCGGGCCTAAGAAAGCCGAAGAAACTCCTTAAATGTCATTACAACTCGGAGACGAACCCATACTGCCCCGTATTTAGACTGGGCTACATTGCTGAACAAGCCAAAGAAAAGTTCAGTGAACTCTGCAGAACTGTAAGTTTGGTAAAGAAGCTGGAGTGTGTCCAGAGGGGGTATATCTCAGTGAGAGGGGGTATATCTCAGTGAGGGGTATATCTGGGTGAGAGGGGGTATATCTGAGTGAGAGGGGGTATATCTCAGTGAGAGGGGTATATCTGGGTGAGAGGGGGTATATCTGGGTGAGAGGGGGTATATCTCAGTGAGAGGGGTATATCTGGGTGAGAGGGGGTATATATGCATGGGAGGGGGTATATCTGAGTGAGAGGGGGTATATCTGGGTGAGAGGGGGTATATATGCGTGGGAGGGGGTATATCTGAGTGAGAGGGGGTATATCTGGGTGAGAGGGGTATATCTGAGTGAGAGGGGGTATATCTGGGTAAGAGGGGGTATATATGCGTGGGAGGGGGTATATCTGGGTGAGAGGGGGTATATCTGAGTGGGAGGGGGTATATCTGAGTGAGAGGGGGTATATCTGGGTGAGAGGGGGTATATCTGCGTGGGAGGGGGTATATCTGAGTGGGAGGGGGTATATCTGGGTGAGAGGGGGTATATCTGAGTGGGAGGGGGTATATCTGAGTGAGAGGGGGTATATCTGCGTGGGAGGGGGTATATCTGAGTGGGAGGGGGTATATCTGCGTGGGAGGGGGTATATCTGAGTGGGAGGGGGTATATCTGGGTGAGAGGGGGTATATCTGAGTGGGAGGGGTATATCTGAGTGAGAGGGGGTATATCTGGGTGAGAGGGGGTATATCTACGTGGGAGGGGGTATATCTGAGTGGGAGGGGGTATATCTGAGTGAGAGGGGGTATATCTGGGTGAGAGGGGGTATATCTCAGTGGTAGAACATTTGACTGGAGATCAAGACGTCCCTAGTTCAAGTCTGGGTCCTACACAGTAGATTTTCATTTAGGGCCAAATCACCACCAGCAGTTCAGTCCTGTGCTTGTAGTCTTTACGCTGCTTTGCTTCGTTTACAGCTTAAGCAGATGGCAGCAGAATAATATGAAGGTGTTATGAAGGGGCCATCCAGATCTCCAACTACAGCACTAAGCTATTCTCCTCTATCAAAGGTGCATCCTAGAAGCACCCAGTCAGTTCATGAATTCAGCCATCTGGGTGAATTTTGTTAACATGAGTCTAGACTGAAGACTGGGGCAGCTGGACCAGCACCAGGGACCTCCTGGTTTCGAGACCGAGCCTTGTGAGGCCCTTGAGCCCAGCTGTCTGCTGTTGGACCCGTCAAATGACTTTAACGTAAAAGAAGAAAGACGTGAAAGAACTATTGGAAGAAAAACGGGTTCTGATTGGTTGGCTGTTTTTAGGGTGCAGTCATTGGTGTGTTCATTAACTGGAAATGTGACTTCGATGTGGACCCATCAGCATGTGTCCCCAGTTATTCATTCAGGAGGTTGGATCTCAGGAAGAACCTGCCCAGCTCTGGATACCACTTCAGGTAGGGGCTCATTTCACTGCCCCGGCTGCGTAGCGCCCAGAAGACCTTCATGTTTCTTCACACAATCTTTTTGTCTGAGTGATATTCTTCAGTGGGTTTTCTTTAACCTGTGACTGATCTCTTAGGTTTGCCAAGTACTATTACAAAGACGGTGAAGAGTACAGATCTCTTATAAAAGCCTACGGGATTCGTCTGGACATCATCGTACATGGACATGTAACATTTTACTGCTGCTTTTGTTTTGGAGTTGCAAAAGTTTTTTGTTCTTCAAGTGCAGTTACATtcaaacattaacacacacgcCTTTCTCTATAAACATGTTTCTGCCAGGCAGGAAAATTTAGCCTCATTCCAACCATCATCAATACAG harbors:
- the p2rx2 gene encoding P2X purinoceptor 2; translated protein: MGFTEFFKEFFLGFWDYETPKIMVVKNRRLGVIYRAVQLLVITYFIWYVFISQKAYQDTETRPESSIYTEMRGVGVLGNTVQDTTEYVTPPEGGDVISTILRRDVTYDQRQGMCAEHYSVPNANCTTDADCVEGELDFDGHGQRTGRCVPYYNHTFNTCEIRSWCPIEEFAAVREPALVEATNFTVFIKNAIHFPKFKVLRVNIKPGLRKPKKLLKCHYNSETNPYCPVFRLGYIAEQAKEKFSELCRTGAVIGVFINWKCDFDVDPSACVPSYSFRRLDLRKNLPSSGYHFRFAKYYYKDGEEYRSLIKAYGIRLDIIVHGHAGKFSLIPTIINTVTAMTSVGICSIICDWIMLTFIDKNEVYSERKFDDASKESSPPAMTQLTLTSFGSTHSDLSDGVPL